One window from the genome of Alnus glutinosa chromosome 13, dhAlnGlut1.1, whole genome shotgun sequence encodes:
- the LOC133855050 gene encoding probable receptor-like protein kinase At1g33260: MAFLKCLAFKIRRRSKRVVIDHQEHGEKRSGNGITDSNWHELDDQKRRDNSPVRKFTWDEVERVTMNFSKVIGSGGFSTVYLANLPGSSVALGLGAVKIHTGSERLNQLFKQELDILLRLRHENIVKLLGYCDDGKQGAMVFEYVPKGSLQEKLHDAERESPVISWRSRMTVAFQLAQALEYLHEKCTPQIVHGDIKASNILLDEHLNCKLCDFGFAKMGFASTVQPPSSSPYSSSSSSSPLRIKQVMMGSPGYTDPHYLRTGIASKKNDVYSFGVVLLELVTGMEAFCSERGQFLTSILRPKLRNVTELGAREVAEMVDPRLAWDYDLEEAIAILSISALCLGQSPILRPSATCILQSFKENISSISILFLQKKFGSIKKSNYL; encoded by the exons ATGGCCTTCCTCAAGTGCCTTGCATTCAAAATTAGACGCAGATCCAAGCGTGTTGTTATCGATCACCAGGAGCATGGTGAGAAACGGTCTGGCAATGGAATCACTGACAGTAATTGGCATGAGCTTGATGATCAGAAGCGGAGGGATAACAGTCCCGTCAGGAAATTCACCTGGGACGAGGTTGAGAGGGTGACTATGAACTTCTCCAAGGTGATTGGATCTGGAGGGTTCAGCACAGTCTATCTGGCTAACTTGCCGGGCTCCAGTGTGGCCCTGGGCCTGGGGGCAGTCAAGATCCACACTGGCAGCGAGCGTCTCAACCAATTGTTCAAGCAGGAACTAGACATCCTGCTCCGTCTTCGCCATGAAAATATCGTCAAGCTTCTTGGCTACTGCGATGACGGAA AACAAGGGGCCATGGTATTCGAGTATGTTCCCAAAGGAAGCTTGCAAGAGAAGCTCCATGATGCAGAAAGGGAATCGCCAGTGATTTCGTGGAGAAGCCGCATGACCGTAGCCTTCCAGCTTGCGCAAGCACTTGAATATTTGCATGAAAAATGCACCCCCCAGATTGTTCACGGCGACATCAAAGCTTCAAACATCCTGCTGGACGAGCATCTCAACTGCAAGCTCTGCGATTTCGGGTTTGCGAAGATGGGGTTTGCTTCGACTGTACAACCGCCTTCATCTTCTCCAtattcttcgtcttcttcctcctctccCTTAAGGATAAAGCAAGTGATGATGGGCTCCCCTGGTTACACTGATCCCCACTACCTGAGAACGGGAATAGCCTCAAAGAAGAACGATGTTTACAGCTTTGGTGTCGTCCTTCTGGAACTAGTCACGGGGATGGAGGCCTTCTGCTCTGAAAGGGGGCAGTTTTTGACATCTATACTGAGACCCAAGCTGAGGAACGTCACTGAATTGGGAGCTAGGGAGGTGGCGGAAATGGTGGATCCACGGCTAGCTTGGGACTATGACCTGGAAGAAGCCATAGCCATCCTATCCATCTCAGCCCTGTGCCTTGGCCAGTCGCCCATCCTCAGGCCTTCTGCTACTTGCATCTTGCAATCTTTTAAGGAGAACATCTCTTCCATCTCCATCCTATTCCTACAGAAGAAATTTGGTTCAATAAAGAAATCTAACTACCTATAG
- the LOC133855037 gene encoding uncharacterized protein LOC133855037, with translation MMVTKMNKKLTTTTTTMPYHPDLHKNRCRSQSRPCRQSRTGTAVVAVAALLLSTAAWLSLVFSGTTTHCWQRFKHWEGSPHSLPWTGRNRRRSDLLSSSASSSPPPFPTHSGSLPAELSLEHIVFGIAGSSQLWKRRKEFVKLWWRPDDMRGHVWLEEPVPREDGDDSLPAVMVSEDISRFRYTNPTGHPSGLRISRIITECFRLGQPDVRWFVLGDDDTIFNADNLVAVLRNYDPSEMIYIGSPSESHSANTYFSHSMAFGGGGIAISRPLAEALSKIQDDCLDRYPKLYGSDDRLHACISELGVPLTREHGFHQWDIRGDAHGLLSSHPIAPFVSIHHVDAVDPFYPGLSSLESLKLFTKAMRLDPRSFLQRSICYDRARHLTFSVSLGYVVQVFPNVVLPRELERSEVTYSAWNRIRHRSEFDFDTRDPYTSVCKKPILFFLKDVAGQGNATLGSYARARGREDLKRKVLCFPRSPPLRYVKHIEVLGFPLSKNWQLAPRRLCCNLNQTSEEGLRLTVGQCGKAAFSSVTDFV, from the exons ATGATGGTGACGAAGATGAACAAGAAATTGACGACGACAACGACGACGATGCCCTACCATCCTGACCTCCACAAGAATCGCTGTCGTAGCCAAAGCCGTCCATGTCGTCAGAGCCGCACGGGCACTGCCGTCGTGGCCGTGGCGGCACTCCTCCTCTCCACAGCAGCCTGGCTCTCTCTTGTCTTCTCCGGGACCACCACCCACTGCTGGCAGCGTTTCAAGCATTGGGAAGGCAGCCCCCATTCTCTACCCTGGACCGGGAGGAATCGTCGTCGTTCCGATCTGCTTTCGTCATCGGCGTCCTCCTCGCCTCCGCCTTTTCCCACTCACAGTGGCAGCCTTCCGGCGGAGTTGTCGCTGGAGCACATCGTGTTTGGCATTGCCGGATCCTCGCAGCTCTGGAAACGGCGCAAGGAATTCGTGAAGCTTTGGTGGCGTCCCGATGACATGCGCGGCCATGTCTGGTTGGAGGAGCCAGTGCCTCGCGAGGATGGCGATGATTCCTTACCGGCTGTCATGGTTTCCGAGGACATCTCCCGCTTCCGCTACACCAATCCCACCGGTCACCCTTCTGGACTCCGTATCTCTCGCATTATCACTGAGTGCTTCCGACTGGGTCAACCGGATGTACGCTGGTTCGTTCTGGGTGACGATGACACCATCTTCAATGCCGATAATCTGGTGGCTGTTCTCCGAAATTACGATCCGTCCGAGATGATTTACATTGGGAGCCCCTCCGAGAGCCATTCTGCCAATACCTATTTCAGCCACTCCATGGCTTTTGGCGGTGGTGGGATCGCTATTAGTCGCCCACTGGCCGAGGCACTCTCCAAGATTCAGGATGACTGCCTCGACAGGTATCCCAAGCTCTACGGAAGTGATGATCGCCTCCATGCCTGCATTTCCGAACTTGGCGTTCCATTAACCAGGGAACATGGCTTCCACCAG TGGGATATTAGGGGTGACGCACACGGTCTTCTGTCCTCTCACCCCATTGCCCCCTTTGTTTCAATTCACCATGTCGATGCTGTTGATCCTTTTTATCCGGGCTTGAGCTCTCTGGAGAGCTTGAAACTCTTTACGAAGGCCATGAGACTCGACCCCAGGAGCTTCTTGCAGCGATCAATATGTTATGACCGAGCACGACACCTCACTTTTTCAGTCTCACTTGGTTATGTTGTTCAGGTTTTCCCAAACGTCGTGCTTCCCCGTGAGCTGGAACGCTCAGAGGTCACCTACTCTGCTTGGAACAGAATACGTCACAGGAGTGAATTCGACTTCGACACCAGGGATCCTTACACATCTGTTTGTAAAAAACCTatcctttttttcttgaaagaCGTAGCCGGACAAGGAAATGCTACATTGGGTTCATATGCGCGGGCCAGAGGAAGAGaagatttgaaaagaaaagttcTCTGCTTCCCACGTTCTCCTCCTCTGCGCTATGTGAAACATATTGAGGTCTTGGGTTTTCCACTCAGCAAGAATTGGCAATTG GCGCCACGTCGGTTATGTTGCAACCTAAACCAAACGAGTGAAGAAGGTCTTAGATTAACAGTTGGTCAGTGCGGGAAGGCAGCTTTCAGTTCTGTCACTGATTTTGTCTGA
- the LOC133854047 gene encoding trihelix transcription factor GTL1 isoform X1, whose translation MQQGGGSKSEMSAPALAAATATGQPMGTESGQVQLVEEASPISSRPPASAAVNLDELMPLQGGSADEDALAAAAGDGGVVGGGNRWPRQETLALLRIRSEMDAVFRDATLKGPLWENVSRKLAELGFKRSAKKCKEKFENVHKYYKRTKEGRAGRQDGKSYKFFSELEALHSSAASSSATGNNASASFVLPPATTTATTINPVISPVSTGIGIGIGIGGLISNPMPISSIRVPQAPPGVGMFPPDPSAAVIAPAAVSGSATTPAAAAAPPPIGISFSSNSSSSSPGSDDEDDEEEESLEGEPSNVGSSRKRKRGSSRAGSSSGTRRMMEFFENLMKQVMHKQEVMQQRFLEVIEKRDQDRMIREEAWKRQEMARLAREHELMAQDRAISASRDAAIVAFLQNITGQTVQLPTPTVSNIPAAPPPPVSAAPVPTPRPTPTPTPTPTPPPPSQQQQHHHQQQQQQQFHQRSPQNAQVVMAIPEQQVPPQDMSGGGGIFEATSSRWPKAEVLALIRLRSGLEPRYQEAGPKGPLWEEISAGMLRMGYKRSAKRCKEKWENINKYYKKVKESNKKRPEDAKTCPYFHQLDALYQKKILGASSSGGSVSGNNSTSFNQNRPEEQQENIKLDPHDAPAIMPIPEPQEALASTELENKNKASTDSQAQASNIGLPASLLGEGIGGAPKKPEDIVKELMEHQEHRRQQQLIVDDYDKIEEADSDINIDQEDDQEDEDEDEDEDDELEEERKMAYKIEFQRQNAGQPNGGGNGAPASFLAVVQ comes from the exons ATGCAACAAGGAGGAGGGTCTAAATCCGAGATGAGTGCTCCTGCCTTGGCTGCTGCTACTGCAACCGGTCAGCCGATGGGTACGGAAAGCGGACAAGTTCAGCTAGTAGAAGAGGCCTCGCCCATCAGCAGCCGGCCTCCTGCCTCGGCCGCTGTGAATTTGGATGAACTGATGCCTCTACAGGGCGGGAGTGCAGATGAGGATGCACTTGCTGCCGCTGCGGGGGATGGAGGAGTTGTCGGCGGCGGGAACCGCTGGCCTCGTCAAGAGACTCTAGCTCTTCTCAGAATTAGGTCCGAGATGGACGCTGTCTTCCGTGACGCCACCCTCAAAGGTCCCCTCTGGGAAAATGTTTCTAG GAAGCTAGCGGAGTTGGGATTCAAACGGAGTGCCAAGAAATGCAAGGAAAAATTTGAGAACGTCCACAAGTACTACAAGCGAACAAAGGAAGGCCGAGCTGGTCGTCAAGATGGGAAGAGCTACAAATTCTTCAGCGAGCTTGAGGCTCTCCATAGCTCAGCTGCCAGTAGCAGCGCCACCGGCAATAACGCCTCAGCTTCCTTCGTACTGCCGCCCGCGACAACTACTGCCACTACCATCAACCCAGTGATTTCTCCTGTTTCCACTGGGATCGGCATCGGCATCGGGATCGGCGGTCTGATCAGCAACCCTATGCCAATCTCCTCCATCAGAGTTCCCCAAGCCCCTCCAGGTGTCGGAATGTTTCCTCCCGATCCGAGTGCGGCAGTGATTGCACCAGCTGCCGTGTCTGGATCCGCCACAACTCCTGCAGCAGCAGCGGCACCCCCGCCAATAGGTATCAGCTTCTCATCGAATAGCTCCTCGTCTTCTCCGGGCTCCGATGATGAGGACGACGAGGAGGAAGAGAGCCTAGAAGGGGAGCCATCTAACGTCGGTAGCAGCCGCAAGCGTAAACGGGGATCATCAAGAGCGGGCAGTAGTTCTGGAACCCGTAGGATGATGGAGTTTTTCGAGAATCTAATGAAACAGGTAATGCACAAACAAGAAGTCATGCAGCAAAGATTTCTAGAGGTAATAGAGAAGAGAGACCAAGACAGGATGATAAGAGAAGAAGCTTGGAAGAGGCAAGAGATGGCTAGGCTGGCCCGCGAGCACGAGCTCATGGCTCAGGACCGGGCCATCTCTGCTTCTAGGGATGCCGCTATAGTTGCTTTTCTACAAAACATTACTGGCCAAACTGTCCAATTACCTACACCTACTGTAAGCAATATTCCTGCTGCCCCACCCCCGCCTGTGTCAGCGGCCCCTGTCCCCACGCCAAGGCCAACGCCAACACCAACGCCAACGCCAACGCCGCCACCACcatcacaacaacaacaacatcatCATCAACAGCAACAACAGCAACAATTTCACCAACGTTCTCCTCAAAATGCCCAAGTAGTGATGGCCATCCCAGAACAACAGGTGCCCCCACAGGATATGAGTGGTGGAGGAGGGATCTTTGAAGCAACTTCCTCGAGATGGCCCAAGGCAGAGGTTCTTGCACTCATAAGGTTGAGGAGTGGGCTTGAACCGAGGTACCAAGAGGCAGGGCCCAAGGGCCCACTTTGGGAAGAAATTTCCGCAGGGATGCTGCGGATGGGCTACAAGAGGAGTGCCAAGAGATGCAAGGAAAAATGGGAGAACATCAATAAGTACTACAAGAAGGTAAAGGAAAGCAACAAGAAACGCCCCGAAGATGCCAAAACCTGCCCTTATTTTCACCAACTGGATGCTCTTTATCAGAAAAAAATACTTGGCGCGTCTAGCAGTGGTGGAAGCGTCAGCGGCAATAACAGTACTTCTTTTAACCAGAATCGGCCAGAAGAGCAACAAGAGAACATCAAATTGGATCCACACGATGCCCCAGCAATTATGCCAATACCAGAACCGCAAGAAGCACTTGCTAGTACtgaattagaaaacaaaaacaaagctagtacagATTCACAGGCCCAGGCAAGCAACATTGGTTTGCCAGCAAGCCTCCTTGGAGAAGGAATTGGAGGGGCACCCAAGAAG CCAGAAGACATTGTGAAGGAGTTAATGGAGCACCAGGAGCATCGACGTCAACAACAATTAATAGTAGATGACTATGATAAAATTGAGGAAGCTGATAGTGACATTAATATTGATCAAGAGGATGATCAGGAAGATGAAGATGAGGACGAGGACGAGGATGACGAATTAGAAGAGGAGAGGAAGATGGCTTATAAGATAGAATTTCAGAGACAGAACGCAGGGCAGCCTAATGGGGGAGGAAATGGGGCACCGGCCTCCTTTTTGGCCGTGGTTCAGTAG
- the LOC133854047 gene encoding trihelix transcription factor GTL1 isoform X2, which yields MQQGGGSKSEMSAPALAAATATGQPMGTESGQVQLVEEASPISSRPPASAAVNLDELMPLQGGSADEDALAAAAGDGGVVGGGNRWPRQETLALLRIRSEMDAVFRDATLKGPLWENVSRKLAELGFKRSAKKCKEKFENVHKYYKRTKEGRAGRQDGKSYKFFSELEALHSSAASSSATGNNASASFVLPPATTTATTINPVISPVSTGIGIGIGIGGLISNPMPISSIRVPQAPPGVGMFPPDPSAAVIAPAAVSGSATTPAAAAAPPPIGISFSSNSSSSSPGSDDEDDEEEESLEGEPSNVGSSRKRKRGSSRAGSSSGTRRMMEFFENLMKQVMHKQEVMQQRFLEVIEKRDQDRMIREEAWKRQEMARLAREHELMAQDRAISASRDAAIVAFLQNITGQTVQLPTPTVSNIPAAPPPPVSAAPVPTPRPTPTPTPTPTPPPPSQQQQHHHQQQQQQQFHQRSPQNAQVVMAIPEQQVPPQDMSGGGGIFEATSSRWPKAEVLALIRLRSGLEPRYQEAGPKGPLWEEISAGMLRMGYKRSAKRCKEKWENINKYYKKVKESNKKRPEDAKTCPYFHQLDALYQKKILGASSSGGSVSGNNSTSFNQNRPEEQQENIKLDPHDAPAIMPIPEPQEALASTELENKNKASTDSQAQASNIGLPASLLGEGIGGAPKKKTL from the exons ATGCAACAAGGAGGAGGGTCTAAATCCGAGATGAGTGCTCCTGCCTTGGCTGCTGCTACTGCAACCGGTCAGCCGATGGGTACGGAAAGCGGACAAGTTCAGCTAGTAGAAGAGGCCTCGCCCATCAGCAGCCGGCCTCCTGCCTCGGCCGCTGTGAATTTGGATGAACTGATGCCTCTACAGGGCGGGAGTGCAGATGAGGATGCACTTGCTGCCGCTGCGGGGGATGGAGGAGTTGTCGGCGGCGGGAACCGCTGGCCTCGTCAAGAGACTCTAGCTCTTCTCAGAATTAGGTCCGAGATGGACGCTGTCTTCCGTGACGCCACCCTCAAAGGTCCCCTCTGGGAAAATGTTTCTAG GAAGCTAGCGGAGTTGGGATTCAAACGGAGTGCCAAGAAATGCAAGGAAAAATTTGAGAACGTCCACAAGTACTACAAGCGAACAAAGGAAGGCCGAGCTGGTCGTCAAGATGGGAAGAGCTACAAATTCTTCAGCGAGCTTGAGGCTCTCCATAGCTCAGCTGCCAGTAGCAGCGCCACCGGCAATAACGCCTCAGCTTCCTTCGTACTGCCGCCCGCGACAACTACTGCCACTACCATCAACCCAGTGATTTCTCCTGTTTCCACTGGGATCGGCATCGGCATCGGGATCGGCGGTCTGATCAGCAACCCTATGCCAATCTCCTCCATCAGAGTTCCCCAAGCCCCTCCAGGTGTCGGAATGTTTCCTCCCGATCCGAGTGCGGCAGTGATTGCACCAGCTGCCGTGTCTGGATCCGCCACAACTCCTGCAGCAGCAGCGGCACCCCCGCCAATAGGTATCAGCTTCTCATCGAATAGCTCCTCGTCTTCTCCGGGCTCCGATGATGAGGACGACGAGGAGGAAGAGAGCCTAGAAGGGGAGCCATCTAACGTCGGTAGCAGCCGCAAGCGTAAACGGGGATCATCAAGAGCGGGCAGTAGTTCTGGAACCCGTAGGATGATGGAGTTTTTCGAGAATCTAATGAAACAGGTAATGCACAAACAAGAAGTCATGCAGCAAAGATTTCTAGAGGTAATAGAGAAGAGAGACCAAGACAGGATGATAAGAGAAGAAGCTTGGAAGAGGCAAGAGATGGCTAGGCTGGCCCGCGAGCACGAGCTCATGGCTCAGGACCGGGCCATCTCTGCTTCTAGGGATGCCGCTATAGTTGCTTTTCTACAAAACATTACTGGCCAAACTGTCCAATTACCTACACCTACTGTAAGCAATATTCCTGCTGCCCCACCCCCGCCTGTGTCAGCGGCCCCTGTCCCCACGCCAAGGCCAACGCCAACACCAACGCCAACGCCAACGCCGCCACCACcatcacaacaacaacaacatcatCATCAACAGCAACAACAGCAACAATTTCACCAACGTTCTCCTCAAAATGCCCAAGTAGTGATGGCCATCCCAGAACAACAGGTGCCCCCACAGGATATGAGTGGTGGAGGAGGGATCTTTGAAGCAACTTCCTCGAGATGGCCCAAGGCAGAGGTTCTTGCACTCATAAGGTTGAGGAGTGGGCTTGAACCGAGGTACCAAGAGGCAGGGCCCAAGGGCCCACTTTGGGAAGAAATTTCCGCAGGGATGCTGCGGATGGGCTACAAGAGGAGTGCCAAGAGATGCAAGGAAAAATGGGAGAACATCAATAAGTACTACAAGAAGGTAAAGGAAAGCAACAAGAAACGCCCCGAAGATGCCAAAACCTGCCCTTATTTTCACCAACTGGATGCTCTTTATCAGAAAAAAATACTTGGCGCGTCTAGCAGTGGTGGAAGCGTCAGCGGCAATAACAGTACTTCTTTTAACCAGAATCGGCCAGAAGAGCAACAAGAGAACATCAAATTGGATCCACACGATGCCCCAGCAATTATGCCAATACCAGAACCGCAAGAAGCACTTGCTAGTACtgaattagaaaacaaaaacaaagctagtacagATTCACAGGCCCAGGCAAGCAACATTGGTTTGCCAGCAAGCCTCCTTGGAGAAGGAATTGGAGGGGCACCCAAGAAG AAGACATTGTGA